One Natrinema marinum genomic window carries:
- a CDS encoding proteasome assembly chaperone family protein, with the protein MDELEIDAVAEVELDDPVLVEGLPGVGHVGTLAVEHLLEELEGESTLVRRIYSREFPPQVSVEDGVSELTCAEIYAVDVPEGRDLLLLTGDHQAQTNEGHYVLTDAFLDIADEFGATEVYALGGVPTGELIEEYAVVGAVNDESLLETLEEAGVEFREDEPAGGIVGVSGLLLGLGERRGFDATCLMGETSGYLVDPKSARAVLEVLETVLGFELDYESLDERADEMEEVIGKIQEMEQQQQMDVPTDDDLRYIG; encoded by the coding sequence ATGGACGAACTCGAGATCGACGCAGTCGCCGAGGTCGAACTGGACGACCCCGTCCTCGTCGAGGGGTTGCCGGGGGTCGGGCACGTCGGCACCCTCGCCGTCGAACACCTCCTCGAGGAACTCGAGGGCGAGAGCACGCTCGTCCGCCGGATCTACTCTCGAGAGTTCCCGCCGCAGGTGAGCGTCGAGGACGGCGTCTCGGAACTGACCTGCGCCGAGATCTACGCCGTCGACGTACCCGAGGGCCGCGATCTCCTCTTGTTGACCGGCGACCATCAGGCCCAGACCAACGAGGGCCACTACGTGCTGACCGACGCCTTCCTCGACATCGCCGACGAGTTCGGCGCGACGGAAGTCTACGCGCTCGGCGGCGTTCCGACCGGCGAACTCATCGAAGAGTACGCCGTCGTCGGCGCCGTCAATGACGAGTCGCTCCTCGAGACCCTCGAGGAGGCGGGCGTCGAGTTCCGCGAAGACGAGCCCGCCGGCGGCATCGTCGGCGTCTCCGGACTCCTGCTCGGACTCGGAGAGCGCCGCGGCTTCGACGCCACCTGTTTGATGGGTGAAACCAGCGGCTATCTCGTCGATCCCAAGAGCGCCCGCGCCGTTCTCGAGGTGCTCGAGACGGTGCTCGGCTTCGAACTCGACTACGAGTCCTTAGACGAGCGGGCCGACGAGATGGAGGAGGTCATCGGCAAGATCCAAGAGATGGAACAGCAACAGCAGATGGACGTGCCGACCGACGACGATCTCCGGTATATCGGTTGA
- a CDS encoding RNA-protein complex protein Nop10, whose protein sequence is MKSDIRVCSAWREAHDRPVYTLSDTCPDCGEPAENSAPAPLDPGDPHGEYRRALKRRRR, encoded by the coding sequence ATGAAATCCGACATCCGGGTCTGTTCGGCGTGGCGCGAGGCCCACGATCGCCCGGTGTATACGCTTTCTGACACCTGTCCAGACTGTGGCGAGCCGGCCGAAAACAGCGCGCCGGCACCGTTGGATCCCGGGGATCCACACGGAGAGTACCGACGCGCTCTTAAACGTCGCCGCCGCTGA
- a CDS encoding translation initiation factor IF-2 subunit alpha yields the protein MKYSGWPDPGELVVGKIDEIEDFGVFVDLEEYRDKRGLIHISEVASGWIKNVRDHVREGQIVVCKVLDVDEGSQQIDLSLKDVNDHQRSDKIQEWKNEQKADNWMDLAFGDEIDDEDYTAIANELIGVHGSLYDGFKQAAIHGEEALSDTDLDDDEIDALVETARENVSVPYVNVTGYVDLENPSPSGVDGIREALEAAAGNGAIPDEVDLEVSYVGAPEYRIEVQAPNYKTAESHLEESAQRAISAIEGHGGSGEYHRKRRTDDE from the coding sequence ATGAAGTACAGCGGCTGGCCCGATCCCGGCGAACTCGTCGTCGGCAAGATCGACGAAATCGAGGACTTCGGTGTCTTCGTCGATCTCGAGGAGTACAGGGACAAGCGCGGACTCATCCACATCTCGGAGGTCGCCAGCGGCTGGATCAAGAACGTTCGCGATCACGTCCGCGAGGGCCAGATCGTCGTCTGCAAGGTCCTAGACGTCGACGAAGGGTCCCAGCAGATCGACCTCTCGCTGAAAGACGTCAACGATCACCAGCGCTCCGATAAGATCCAGGAGTGGAAAAACGAGCAGAAGGCCGACAACTGGATGGATCTGGCCTTCGGCGACGAGATCGACGACGAGGACTACACCGCGATCGCCAACGAACTGATCGGGGTCCACGGCAGCCTCTACGACGGCTTCAAGCAGGCCGCGATCCACGGCGAGGAGGCCCTCTCCGACACCGATCTCGACGACGACGAGATCGACGCGCTCGTCGAGACGGCCCGCGAGAACGTCTCGGTGCCGTACGTCAACGTCACCGGCTACGTCGACCTCGAGAACCCATCACCCAGCGGCGTCGACGGCATCCGCGAGGCCTTGGAGGCCGCCGCGGGTAACGGTGCGATCCCCGACGAAGTCGACCTCGAGGTGAGCTACGTCGGCGCACCGGAGTACCGGATCGAGGTGCAAGCGCCAAACTACAAGACTGCCGAGTCCCACCTCGAGGAGAGCGCCCAGCGCGCGATCTCCGCGATCGAGGGCCACGGCGGCAGCGGCGAGTACCACCGCAAGCGCCGGACCGACGACGAATAA
- a CDS encoding 30S ribosomal protein S27e, with translation MAGNFYSVRCSDCENEQTVFGKASTEVACAVCGTTLARPTGGNAEIDHEILETVESR, from the coding sequence ATGGCAGGAAATTTCTACAGCGTTCGATGCAGTGACTGCGAGAACGAACAGACAGTCTTCGGCAAAGCCTCCACGGAGGTCGCCTGCGCCGTCTGCGGGACGACGCTCGCGCGACCGACCGGCGGCAACGCCGAGATCGACCACGAGATCCTCGAAACAGTAGAGTCACGATGA
- a CDS encoding 50S ribosomal protein L44e, with the protein MQMPRRFNTYCPFCNEHHEHEVEKSRTGRSSGMKWDARRTRRNSSSIGNSGRFSKVPAGEKPTKKTDLKYRCSECGKAHLREGWRAGRLEFQE; encoded by the coding sequence ATGCAGATGCCACGCCGATTCAATACGTACTGCCCGTTCTGTAACGAGCACCACGAACACGAAGTCGAGAAGTCCCGAACCGGCCGTTCCTCGGGTATGAAATGGGACGCTCGCCGCACCCGGCGAAACTCCTCCTCGATCGGGAACTCCGGTCGCTTCTCGAAGGTGCCCGCGGGCGAGAAGCCGACCAAGAAGACCGATCTCAAATACCGCTGCAGCGAGTGCGGCAAGGCCCACCTCCGCGAGGGATGGCGCGCCGGCCGACTCGAGTTCCAGGAGTGA
- a CDS encoding HAH_0734 family protein, which produces MKQLIIHGDPGIRNGAIVRYEGDDGESEVVCFGINRNGEYHGPDRVQLWCTVGQEGEYEDYEKRNFTPHFLDVDRVDAEDVDVVRAKSDLAV; this is translated from the coding sequence ATGAAGCAGCTCATCATTCACGGCGATCCCGGCATCCGAAACGGCGCGATCGTTCGGTACGAGGGGGACGACGGGGAATCCGAGGTCGTCTGTTTCGGAATCAATCGAAACGGCGAGTATCACGGTCCCGACCGGGTCCAGCTCTGGTGTACCGTCGGCCAAGAAGGCGAATACGAGGACTACGAGAAGCGAAACTTTACGCCCCACTTCCTCGATGTCGACCGCGTCGACGCCGAGGACGTCGACGTCGTCCGTGCGAAAAGCGATCTCGCGGTCTGA
- a CDS encoding aryl-sulfate sulfotransferase has protein sequence MLVSQLAFLGIAFATATADYNERYAEPIDAGSDVDWSNVTVVTAQQIADTGTGGQLFATTDGGETVYYDDRFATYWDVDPVPGTRATVVVATEHPATCDGCRRNVVERVNLSTGERTRLHSHRAEEGRWHDVDLIGTDELLVADFDDDAVVRVNASSGIRTWSWQVEAAFPIESGGSYDGDWAHLNDVELLPDGRVMASLRNHDRVVFLNESGVMPSWTLGDEDDHDVLYEQHNPDYVPASHGGPAVLVADSENDRIVEYQRRDGEWVQSWEFTHPTVAWPRDADRLPNGHTLVTSSTGDRVFEIDTDGEIVRSLTVDLPYEAERLGTPPESGGGEAAAALKLSSSRATERGDSGSVQPLVSVVPSRIRNGLLFVLPPWVGGTETAAVVGTIGLSIAWAILEWHWRDPTVSVTWPIRIRW, from the coding sequence GTGCTCGTCTCACAGCTCGCGTTCCTCGGGATAGCGTTCGCGACGGCGACAGCCGACTACAACGAGCGATACGCGGAGCCGATCGACGCCGGATCCGACGTCGACTGGTCGAACGTAACGGTCGTCACGGCTCAGCAGATCGCGGATACCGGTACCGGCGGCCAGTTGTTCGCGACGACCGACGGCGGCGAGACGGTCTACTACGACGACCGGTTCGCGACGTACTGGGATGTCGACCCGGTCCCCGGAACCCGCGCGACGGTCGTCGTCGCGACCGAACACCCAGCGACGTGTGACGGCTGCCGGCGAAACGTCGTCGAGCGAGTGAACCTCTCGACCGGCGAGCGGACGCGCCTCCACAGCCACCGGGCCGAAGAAGGGCGCTGGCACGACGTCGACCTGATCGGGACCGACGAACTGCTCGTCGCCGACTTCGACGACGACGCGGTCGTCCGGGTCAACGCCTCGAGCGGGATCCGGACGTGGAGCTGGCAGGTCGAGGCGGCGTTCCCGATCGAGAGCGGAGGCTCCTACGACGGGGACTGGGCGCATCTGAACGACGTGGAACTGCTGCCCGACGGCCGCGTGATGGCCTCGCTTCGAAACCACGATCGGGTCGTCTTCCTCAACGAGAGCGGCGTGATGCCATCGTGGACGCTCGGCGACGAAGACGACCACGATGTGCTCTACGAACAGCACAATCCCGACTACGTGCCGGCGAGTCACGGGGGTCCAGCCGTTCTGGTGGCCGACTCGGAGAACGACCGGATCGTCGAGTACCAGCGTCGCGATGGCGAGTGGGTGCAGTCCTGGGAGTTTACTCATCCCACCGTCGCCTGGCCTCGCGACGCCGATCGCCTGCCGAACGGCCATACGCTCGTCACCAGTTCTACCGGCGACCGAGTGTTCGAAATCGATACGGACGGCGAGATCGTTCGATCGCTCACCGTCGATCTCCCCTACGAAGCCGAGCGGCTGGGGACGCCGCCGGAGAGCGGTGGGGGCGAGGCTGCGGCCGCCCTCAAGCTATCCTCGAGCCGGGCAACGGAACGGGGCGACTCCGGGTCCGTCCAGCCGCTCGTCAGCGTCGTCCCATCACGGATCAGAAACGGGCTGCTGTTCGTCCTGCCGCCCTGGGTGGGTGGCACGGAAACGGCCGCCGTCGTGGGGACGATCGGCCTGTCGATCGCCTGGGCGATCCTCGAGTGGCACTGGCGGGACCCGACCGTCTCGGTCACCTGGCCGATCAGGATACGGTGGTGA
- a CDS encoding GtrA family protein, with protein sequence MTDSLVEAVRMRVRALFSPSRFGQFVGVGFVGATVDIVVLAVLSDITTVSWFVAKLASWELGITVIFVINERWTFASHGAVGVRAVAWRFLRSNVVRLGGLAVTLVVLRVLVAQFGVWLVLANVVGIGVGFFVNYTCESLYTWKVHRE encoded by the coding sequence ATGACAGATTCCCTCGTTGAGGCGGTCCGAATGCGGGTGCGTGCGCTGTTCTCACCGTCCCGTTTCGGCCAATTCGTTGGGGTCGGTTTCGTCGGTGCGACCGTCGATATCGTCGTTCTCGCCGTGTTGAGCGACATCACGACCGTCTCGTGGTTCGTCGCGAAACTCGCCTCTTGGGAACTCGGTATTACGGTCATTTTCGTGATCAACGAACGGTGGACGTTCGCGAGCCACGGTGCTGTCGGGGTCCGAGCGGTTGCCTGGCGATTCCTTCGCTCGAACGTCGTCCGACTGGGCGGATTAGCGGTGACGTTGGTGGTGCTACGGGTGCTCGTCGCGCAGTTCGGCGTCTGGCTCGTGCTAGCCAACGTCGTCGGGATCGGCGTCGGCTTCTTCGTCAACTACACCTGTGAGAGCCTCTACACGTGGAAGGTCCACAGGGAGTAG
- a CDS encoding HalOD1 output domain-containing protein produces MVSEQGSRRFVADGGSTFVTEFDCDESAVRAVSRSLAAVKGVSEIELEPLYNRVEVDALDRMIRHANGRDGSVLVEFTIEGCTVHVTDERVIQICFDEDGSAMTDDDC; encoded by the coding sequence ATGGTGTCGGAACAGGGAAGCCGGCGCTTCGTCGCCGATGGCGGGTCGACCTTCGTCACGGAGTTCGATTGCGATGAATCCGCAGTCCGTGCGGTCTCACGGAGCCTCGCCGCCGTGAAAGGGGTCTCCGAGATCGAACTCGAGCCGCTGTACAATCGGGTCGAGGTCGATGCACTGGATCGGATGATTCGGCACGCCAACGGGCGTGATGGATCCGTTTTGGTCGAATTTACGATCGAGGGCTGTACGGTTCACGTCACCGACGAGCGAGTCATCCAGATCTGTTTCGACGAGGATGGATCGGCGATGACGGACGACGACTGCTGA
- a CDS encoding ABC transporter ATP-binding protein, whose amino-acid sequence MTASDGDGEVLLRAEGLEKHFTTADGLLERLLGRGETVRAVDGVNLELRAGETLGLVGESGCGKTTLGRTLVRLLEPTAGSVSYRGRELTGCSRSELRALRSEVQYVFQDPLASLNPKLTVGDIVGEALDVHDVVPPERRDERVRDLLETVGLQAGHATRYPHEFSGGQRQRIGIARALAVEPDLVVCDEPVSALDVSVQAGILNLLADLQTEFGLTYLFITHDLSVVEHVADRVAVMYLGTLVETGPTAAVFDAPSHPYTEALLSAIPEPDPRWVGDRIVLEGDVPSPADPPAGCRFHPRCPKVIPPAEYDLETDAFRAVMALRSRLHDAVATGAGLDVLSPRVESREDVSAAIRDATGIPQRLSDPDADAALAAALETAAAGDLETARDRLASAFETPCETTEPPLEPGSADHPIACHRFDERFEASPDPNDDAPSLEGPSDEPT is encoded by the coding sequence ATGACGGCGAGCGACGGGGACGGTGAGGTCTTGCTCCGCGCCGAAGGCCTCGAGAAGCACTTTACCACCGCGGACGGCCTCCTCGAGCGGCTGCTCGGCCGCGGCGAGACCGTCCGGGCGGTCGACGGCGTCAACCTCGAACTTCGCGCCGGGGAGACGCTCGGCCTGGTCGGCGAGAGCGGCTGCGGTAAGACGACACTCGGCCGAACGCTCGTGCGGTTACTCGAGCCCACCGCCGGCTCCGTGAGCTACCGCGGCAGGGAACTGACCGGGTGCTCGCGCTCCGAACTCCGGGCGCTGCGGAGCGAGGTGCAGTACGTCTTTCAGGACCCGCTCGCCAGCCTGAACCCGAAATTGACCGTCGGCGACATCGTCGGCGAAGCCCTCGACGTTCACGACGTCGTCCCGCCCGAGCGCCGCGACGAGCGCGTCCGGGACCTGCTCGAGACGGTCGGATTGCAGGCCGGCCACGCGACCCGCTACCCACACGAGTTCTCCGGTGGCCAGCGCCAGCGGATCGGCATCGCTCGCGCGCTCGCCGTCGAACCCGATCTGGTCGTCTGCGACGAACCCGTCTCCGCGCTCGATGTCTCGGTTCAGGCGGGGATCCTCAATCTGCTCGCCGACCTCCAGACGGAGTTCGGGCTCACCTACCTCTTCATCACCCACGATCTCTCGGTCGTCGAGCACGTCGCCGACCGCGTGGCCGTCATGTACCTCGGGACGCTCGTCGAGACCGGGCCCACCGCGGCGGTCTTCGACGCCCCCTCACACCCCTACACCGAGGCACTGTTGTCGGCGATCCCCGAACCCGACCCCCGCTGGGTCGGCGACCGGATCGTCCTCGAGGGGGACGTACCGTCGCCGGCCGACCCGCCCGCCGGCTGCCGGTTCCACCCGCGCTGTCCGAAGGTGATCCCGCCCGCCGAATACGACCTCGAGACGGACGCGTTCCGGGCCGTGATGGCGCTTCGGAGCCGGCTCCACGACGCGGTGGCGACCGGCGCGGGACTCGACGTGCTGTCTCCTCGAGTCGAGAGCCGCGAGGACGTTTCGGCGGCGATCCGAGACGCTACCGGGATCCCGCAGCGGCTCTCCGATCCCGACGCCGACGCCGCCCTCGCGGCGGCGCTCGAGACCGCCGCCGCGGGCGACCTCGAGACCGCACGCGATCGGCTCGCGTCGGCGTTCGAGACGCCCTGCGAGACGACGGAGCCGCCGCTGGAACCGGGGTCAGCCGACCATCCGATCGCCTGCCACCGGTTCGACGAGCGGTTCGAGGCATCGCCCGATCCGAACGACGACGCCCCATCGCTCGAGGGACCGTCCGATGAGCCGACGTGA
- a CDS encoding ABC transporter ATP-binding protein, with protein sequence MALLEVEDLAVRYYTEDGPVRAVDGISYEVRAGETVGLVGESGAGKSAASLAVLRLLDSPGEIVGGEIRFRGRDVLALSADELRALRGNEIAMVFQDAGAALNPVYTVGEQIAEGIRAHESVGDDAARDRAIALLERVGIPEPAARYSDYPHEFSGGMQQRALIAMALACDPALLICDEPTSGLDVTVQAGILELLADLAIESETAIQLVTHDLGVVAELCDRVLVQYAGEIVERAPVEELYYDPKHPYTVGLLAATPRLGDDRERLATIPGTTPGLVDPPTGCRFHPRCPYAEDVCARRRPPLVETASGDPDEGDPAAHVAACLEYTGDLEDGLDYEVRVRDNPHEGTDADGDRCERRQSGESK encoded by the coding sequence ATGGCGCTGCTCGAGGTCGAGGACCTCGCCGTCCGTTACTACACCGAGGACGGCCCGGTCCGCGCGGTCGACGGCATCAGCTACGAGGTCCGCGCCGGCGAGACGGTCGGGCTGGTCGGCGAGAGCGGGGCCGGCAAGAGCGCCGCCAGCCTCGCCGTGCTTCGCCTGCTCGACAGTCCGGGCGAGATCGTCGGCGGCGAGATCCGCTTTCGTGGCCGCGACGTGCTCGCGCTCTCTGCCGACGAACTCCGCGCGCTCCGCGGGAACGAGATCGCGATGGTCTTTCAGGACGCCGGCGCGGCGCTCAACCCGGTGTACACCGTCGGCGAGCAGATCGCCGAGGGGATCCGCGCCCACGAGAGCGTCGGCGACGACGCGGCCCGCGACCGGGCGATCGCCCTCCTCGAGCGGGTCGGTATCCCGGAGCCCGCGGCGCGTTATTCGGACTACCCCCACGAGTTCTCCGGCGGCATGCAACAGCGGGCCCTCATCGCGATGGCGCTGGCCTGCGATCCGGCGCTGTTGATCTGCGACGAGCCGACCAGCGGGCTCGACGTGACGGTCCAGGCGGGGATCCTCGAACTCCTCGCGGATCTGGCGATCGAATCCGAGACGGCGATCCAGCTGGTCACCCACGACCTCGGCGTCGTCGCGGAACTGTGCGATCGGGTGCTGGTCCAGTACGCCGGCGAGATCGTCGAGCGCGCGCCGGTCGAGGAGCTGTACTACGACCCGAAACACCCCTACACGGTCGGGCTGCTGGCCGCGACGCCCCGGCTCGGCGACGACCGCGAGCGCCTCGCGACTATTCCGGGGACGACGCCCGGCCTCGTTGACCCGCCGACCGGTTGCCGATTCCACCCGCGCTGTCCCTACGCCGAGGACGTCTGTGCGCGCCGTCGTCCGCCGCTGGTCGAGACGGCATCGGGGGATCCGGACGAGGGCGATCCCGCAGCCCACGTCGCCGCCTGCCTCGAGTACACCGGCGACCTCGAAGACGGACTCGACTACGAGGTCCGGGTTCGAGACAACCCCCACGAGGGGACTGACGCGGACGGAGACCGTTGCGAGCGACGCCAGTCGGGTGAGTCGAAATGA
- a CDS encoding ABC transporter permease yields the protein MSDRQPTTERGRVRVVGFEEAVADRFDESGTGSTTPATASDRATGSQRDRPRRRRFRSTWRRFRRNRAAVAGLSVIAAMAVLALFARPIEVSTAQVTITLQPFSLAPYGPGETFVGPANAPPSAAHPFGTDWAGRDIFSRLLVGGRYTLGIGLVAVVLALGVGIPLGATAGYFGGWADEILMRIVDVLYAFPFLVLAIALVPILEPVPVLGSGFWTVVVALVLTGWVGYARLLRGEVLSIREREYVTAARALGVPDRTILRRHVVPNAVAPVVVQATLNVGTVVLTAAALGFLGLGLEPGSAEWGAMLSQGRDSLIRGDWHVTVFPGLAIFLFVLSINLVGDGLNDALDPSRDVADERGRLR from the coding sequence ATGAGCGATCGACAGCCCACTACCGAGCGCGGCCGGGTTCGCGTCGTCGGCTTCGAGGAGGCCGTCGCGGACCGATTCGACGAGTCAGGAACGGGTTCGACGACGCCGGCGACGGCGTCCGATCGGGCGACGGGATCGCAGCGCGATCGACCGAGGCGTCGGCGATTCCGGAGCACGTGGCGGCGGTTCCGGCGAAACCGTGCGGCGGTGGCCGGGCTGAGCGTCATCGCCGCGATGGCCGTCCTGGCGCTTTTCGCCCGACCGATCGAGGTGTCGACGGCGCAGGTGACGATCACACTCCAGCCGTTCTCGCTGGCACCCTACGGGCCGGGCGAGACGTTCGTCGGCCCGGCGAACGCCCCGCCCTCTGCGGCCCACCCGTTCGGAACCGACTGGGCGGGCCGGGACATCTTCTCGCGGCTCCTCGTCGGCGGCCGGTACACGCTGGGGATCGGCCTCGTCGCGGTCGTGCTGGCCCTCGGCGTCGGCATCCCGCTCGGCGCGACCGCCGGCTATTTCGGCGGCTGGGCCGACGAGATACTCATGCGCATCGTCGACGTCCTCTATGCCTTCCCGTTTCTGGTGCTGGCGATCGCGCTCGTCCCGATCCTCGAGCCGGTTCCCGTCCTCGGCAGCGGGTTCTGGACGGTGGTGGTCGCGCTGGTCCTCACGGGCTGGGTCGGCTACGCTCGGCTGTTGCGCGGCGAGGTGCTCTCGATCCGGGAACGCGAGTACGTCACCGCGGCCAGGGCACTCGGCGTCCCCGATCGGACGATCCTTCGCAGGCACGTCGTGCCCAACGCCGTCGCGCCCGTCGTCGTTCAGGCGACGCTCAACGTCGGCACGGTCGTCCTCACCGCGGCAGCGCTTGGCTTCCTCGGGCTCGGCCTCGAGCCCGGCAGTGCCGAGTGGGGCGCGATGCTCTCGCAGGGCCGAGACTCGCTGATCCGGGGCGACTGGCACGTCACCGTCTTCCCCGGCCTTGCGATCTTCCTGTTCGTGCTGTCGATCAATCTCGTCGGCGACGGGCTCAACGACGCGCTCGATCCGAGCCGGGACGTGGCCGACGAACGGGGGCGGCTTCGCTGA
- a CDS encoding ABC transporter permease, with translation MSLGRYVVRRLSVAVPVLLGVSALTFSFVHLLPGDAVDVLTGYRDVSPAVEASIRAEYHLDEPVWKQYLLWLRDAVGLEFGESVITGRNVATTIADRLPATVALGVAAWLLALAVGIPAGIVAAVRRGEPADELSRIAALAGIATPNFWLGLVLLLVFSVHLGWFRVIPPDAPLVSLATAKFMLLPTITLGTASAALITRLLRSSMLGELDADYVRAARAKGLHERTVILKHVLRNALLPVVTIAGLQLAFLVDGAVVVEQIFSWPGIGRLLVRSILRRDYPVIQAAVLLVGVAIVLANLFVDIVYAVLDPRIRYER, from the coding sequence ATGTCGCTCGGTCGCTACGTCGTCAGGCGGCTGTCGGTCGCGGTGCCGGTCCTGCTCGGCGTTAGCGCACTGACGTTTTCGTTCGTTCACCTGCTTCCGGGCGACGCGGTCGACGTGCTCACCGGCTACCGGGACGTCAGCCCGGCGGTCGAGGCGTCGATCCGGGCCGAGTACCACCTCGACGAGCCAGTGTGGAAGCAGTACCTGCTGTGGCTGCGCGACGCGGTCGGCCTCGAGTTCGGCGAGTCGGTGATCACCGGCCGGAACGTCGCGACGACGATCGCCGATCGGCTGCCGGCGACGGTCGCGCTGGGCGTGGCGGCGTGGCTGCTCGCGCTCGCGGTCGGGATTCCGGCGGGGATCGTGGCGGCGGTCAGGCGCGGCGAACCAGCCGACGAACTCAGCCGGATCGCCGCGCTAGCGGGGATCGCGACGCCGAACTTCTGGCTCGGCCTCGTCCTGTTGCTCGTCTTCAGCGTCCATCTGGGCTGGTTCCGGGTCATCCCGCCGGACGCGCCCCTCGTGAGTCTCGCGACCGCGAAGTTCATGCTGTTGCCGACGATCACCCTCGGCACCGCCTCGGCGGCGCTGATCACCCGGCTGCTGCGGTCGTCGATGCTCGGGGAACTCGACGCCGACTACGTTCGAGCCGCGCGTGCGAAAGGACTCCACGAACGGACGGTAATCCTGAAACACGTCCTGCGGAACGCCCTGCTTCCGGTCGTCACCATCGCCGGCCTCCAGCTGGCGTTCCTGGTCGACGGCGCCGTCGTCGTCGAGCAGATCTTCTCCTGGCCGGGGATCGGGCGCCTGCTGGTCCGGTCGATCCTCCGGCGGGACTACCCGGTGATTCAGGCGGCCGTCCTGCTCGTCGGCGTCGCGATCGTCCTCGCGAACCTGTTCGTCGATATCGTCTACGCGGTTCTGGACCCGCGAATCAGGTACGAACGATGA